In Perognathus longimembris pacificus isolate PPM17 chromosome 3, ASM2315922v1, whole genome shotgun sequence, a single window of DNA contains:
- the Akap8l gene encoding A-kinase anchor protein 8-like isoform X3: MSYTGFVQGSETTLQSTYSDTSAQPTCDYGYGTWNSGTNRGYENYGYGYGYGQDNATNYGYDSYEACDTRAVLGERDLYRSGYDYGDLDPEMEMAYEGQYDAYRDQFRMRGGDTFGPRAQGWARDARSGRPMASGYGRMWEDPMGARGQCMPGASRLPSLFSQNIIPEYGMFQGMRGGGAFPGSARFGFGFGNGMKQMRRTWKTWTTADFRTKKKKRKQGGSPDEPDSKATRTDCSDNSDSENDEGTEGEAAEGTEGTEPMEKSSREGEDEEGKEDGREDGKDDSEKGVLTSQDESSQAKRKLQATKKSQDKQKKRQRDRMVERIQFVCSLCKYRTFYEDEMTSHLDSKFHKEHFKYVGTKLPKQTADFLQEYVTNKTKKTEELRKTVEDLDGLIQQIYRDQDLTQEIAMEHFVRKVEAAHCAACDLFIPMQFGIIQKHLKTMDHNRNRKLMMEQSKKSSLMVARSILNNKIISKKLERYLKGENPFTDSPEEEKEPEEAEGGALDEGAPSETTAAPVGTEGVPVPPPVPPEPAPGAVSPPPPPPPPEEEEGAVPLLGGALQRQIRGIPGLDVEDDEEGGGGAP, encoded by the exons ATGAGCTACACag GCTTTGTCCAGGGATCTGAAACTACTTTGCAGTCGACATACTCAGACACCAGTGCTCAGCCCACCTGTGATTATG GATATGGAACTTGGAACTCTGGGACAAACAGAG GCTACGAGAACTATGGCTATGGCTATGGCTATGGCCAGGATAACGCCACCAATTATGG ATATGACTCCTATGAGGCCTGTGACACAAGGGCCGTCCTGGGTGAGCGCGACCTCTACCGGTCGGGCTATGACTATGGCGACCTTGACCCTGAGATGGAAATGGCCTATGAGGGCCAGTATGATGCCTACCGTGACCAATTCCGCATGCGTGGCGGCGACACCTTCGGTCCGagggctcagggctgggcccGGGATGCCCGGAGCGGCCGGCCAATGGCCTCGGGCTATGGGCGCATGTGGGAAGACCCCATGGGGGCCCGGGGCCAGTGCATGCCAGGTGCCTCCCGGctgccctccctcttctcccagaACATCATCCCCGAGTACGGCATGTTCCAGGGCATGCGTGGTGGGGGTGCCTTCCCAGGCAGCGCCCGCTTTGGCTTTGGCTTCGGCAATGGCATGAAGCAGATGAGGCGGACCTGGAAGACCTGGACCACGGCTGACTTCCGG acgaaaaagaagaaaagaaagcagggtgGCAGTCCTGATGAGCCAGACAGCAAAGCCACCAGGACAGACTGCTCTGACAACAGCGATTCAGAGAATG ATGAAGGCACCGAGGGAGAGGCTGCTGAGGGCACAGAAGGCACTGAGCCCATGGAAAAAAGCTCTCGA GAAGGAGAGGAcgaggagggaaaagaggatgGGAGAGAAGATGGCAAAGATGACTCAGAGAAGG GGGTCCTGACCAGCCAGGATGAGAGCAGCCAGGCCAAGCGCAAGTTACAGGCCACCAAGAAGAGCCAGGACAAACAGAAGAAGCGGCAGCGTGACCGCATGGTGGAAAG GATCCAGTTTGTGTGCTCTCTCTGCAAATACCGGACCTTCTATGAGGATGAGATGACCAGCCACCTGGACAGCAAGTTCCACAAGGAGCACTTTAAGTATGTGGGTACTAAGCTGCCCAAGCAGACAGCTGACTTTCTGCAG GAATATGTCACCAACAAAACCAAGAAGACAGAGGAGCTCCGAAAAACTGTGGAGGATCTTGATGGTCTAATCCAGCAGATCTATCGGGACCAGGACCTGACCCAAG agATTGCCATGGAGCACTTTGTGAGGAAAGTGGAGGCCGCCCACTGTGCGGCCTGTGATCTCTTCATCCCCATGCAGTTCGGGATCATCCAGAAGCACCTGAAGACCATGGATCACAACCGAAATCGCAAG CTCATGATGGAGCAGTCCAAGAAATCCTCGCTAATGGTGGCTCGCAGCATCCTCAACAACAAGATCATCAGCAAGAAGCTCGAGCGCTATCTTAAG GGCGAGAACCCCTTCACCGACAGcccagaggaggaaaaggagccgGAAGAGGCGGAGGGAGGCGCCCTGGATGAGGGGGCTCCCAGCGAAACCACCGCGGCCCCGGTGGGGACCGAGGGCGTGCCGGTGCCGCCTCCGGTACCCCCGGAGCCTGCTCCTGGGGCTGTGTCcccaccgccaccgccgccccccccggaggaggaagagggcgCTGTACCCCTGCTGGGTGGGGCGCTGCAGCGCCAGATCCGTGGTATCCCGGGCCTTGATGTGGAAGACGACGAGGAGGGTGGTGGGGGCGCCCCGTAA
- the Akap8l gene encoding A-kinase anchor protein 8-like isoform X2 — MSYTGFVQGSETTLQSTYSDTSAQPTCDYGYGTWNSGTNRGYENYGYGYGYGQDNATNYGINQRLDMVPHLETDMMQGSMYGSGGERYDSYEACDTRAVLGERDLYRSGYDYGDLDPEMEMAYEGQYDAYRDQFRMRGGDTFGPRAQGWARDARSGRPMASGYGRMWEDPMGARGQCMPGASRLPSLFSQNIIPEYGMFQGMRGGGAFPGSARFGFGFGNGMKQMRRTWKTWTTADFRTKKKKRKQGGSPDEPDSKATRTDCSDNSDSENDEGTEGEAAEGTEGTEPMEKSSREGEDEEGKEDGREDGKDDSEKGVLTSQDESSQAKRKLQATKKSQDKQKKRQRDRMVERIQFVCSLCKYRTFYEDEMTSHLDSKFHKEHFKYVGTKLPKQTADFLQEYVTNKTKKTEELRKTVEDLDGLIQQIYRDQDLTQEIAMEHFVRKVEAAHCAACDLFIPMQFGIIQKHLKTMDHNRNRKLMMEQSKKSSLMVARSILNNKIISKKLERYLKGENPFTDSPEEEKEPEEAEGGALDEGAPSETTAAPVGTEGVPVPPPVPPEPAPGAVSPPPPPPPPEEEEGAVPLLGGALQRQIRGIPGLDVEDDEEGGGGAP; from the exons ATGAGCTACACag GCTTTGTCCAGGGATCTGAAACTACTTTGCAGTCGACATACTCAGACACCAGTGCTCAGCCCACCTGTGATTATG GATATGGAACTTGGAACTCTGGGACAAACAGAG GCTACGAGAACTATGGCTATGGCTATGGCTATGGCCAGGATAACGCCACCAATTATGG AATTAACCAGCGCTTAGATATGGTGCCGCACTTGGAGACAGACATGATGCAAGGAAGCATGTATGGCTCAGGTGGAGAAAG ATATGACTCCTATGAGGCCTGTGACACAAGGGCCGTCCTGGGTGAGCGCGACCTCTACCGGTCGGGCTATGACTATGGCGACCTTGACCCTGAGATGGAAATGGCCTATGAGGGCCAGTATGATGCCTACCGTGACCAATTCCGCATGCGTGGCGGCGACACCTTCGGTCCGagggctcagggctgggcccGGGATGCCCGGAGCGGCCGGCCAATGGCCTCGGGCTATGGGCGCATGTGGGAAGACCCCATGGGGGCCCGGGGCCAGTGCATGCCAGGTGCCTCCCGGctgccctccctcttctcccagaACATCATCCCCGAGTACGGCATGTTCCAGGGCATGCGTGGTGGGGGTGCCTTCCCAGGCAGCGCCCGCTTTGGCTTTGGCTTCGGCAATGGCATGAAGCAGATGAGGCGGACCTGGAAGACCTGGACCACGGCTGACTTCCGG acgaaaaagaagaaaagaaagcagggtgGCAGTCCTGATGAGCCAGACAGCAAAGCCACCAGGACAGACTGCTCTGACAACAGCGATTCAGAGAATG ATGAAGGCACCGAGGGAGAGGCTGCTGAGGGCACAGAAGGCACTGAGCCCATGGAAAAAAGCTCTCGA GAAGGAGAGGAcgaggagggaaaagaggatgGGAGAGAAGATGGCAAAGATGACTCAGAGAAGG GGGTCCTGACCAGCCAGGATGAGAGCAGCCAGGCCAAGCGCAAGTTACAGGCCACCAAGAAGAGCCAGGACAAACAGAAGAAGCGGCAGCGTGACCGCATGGTGGAAAG GATCCAGTTTGTGTGCTCTCTCTGCAAATACCGGACCTTCTATGAGGATGAGATGACCAGCCACCTGGACAGCAAGTTCCACAAGGAGCACTTTAAGTATGTGGGTACTAAGCTGCCCAAGCAGACAGCTGACTTTCTGCAG GAATATGTCACCAACAAAACCAAGAAGACAGAGGAGCTCCGAAAAACTGTGGAGGATCTTGATGGTCTAATCCAGCAGATCTATCGGGACCAGGACCTGACCCAAG agATTGCCATGGAGCACTTTGTGAGGAAAGTGGAGGCCGCCCACTGTGCGGCCTGTGATCTCTTCATCCCCATGCAGTTCGGGATCATCCAGAAGCACCTGAAGACCATGGATCACAACCGAAATCGCAAG CTCATGATGGAGCAGTCCAAGAAATCCTCGCTAATGGTGGCTCGCAGCATCCTCAACAACAAGATCATCAGCAAGAAGCTCGAGCGCTATCTTAAG GGCGAGAACCCCTTCACCGACAGcccagaggaggaaaaggagccgGAAGAGGCGGAGGGAGGCGCCCTGGATGAGGGGGCTCCCAGCGAAACCACCGCGGCCCCGGTGGGGACCGAGGGCGTGCCGGTGCCGCCTCCGGTACCCCCGGAGCCTGCTCCTGGGGCTGTGTCcccaccgccaccgccgccccccccggaggaggaagagggcgCTGTACCCCTGCTGGGTGGGGCGCTGCAGCGCCAGATCCGTGGTATCCCGGGCCTTGATGTGGAAGACGACGAGGAGGGTGGTGGGGGCGCCCCGTAA
- the Akap8l gene encoding A-kinase anchor protein 8-like isoform X1: protein MSYTGFVQGSETTLQSTYSDTSAQPTCDYGYGTWNSGTNRGYENYGYGYGYGQDNATNYGYGMATSNSWEMPSSDTNANPSTSGSTSADSVLSRINQRLDMVPHLETDMMQGSMYGSGGERYDSYEACDTRAVLGERDLYRSGYDYGDLDPEMEMAYEGQYDAYRDQFRMRGGDTFGPRAQGWARDARSGRPMASGYGRMWEDPMGARGQCMPGASRLPSLFSQNIIPEYGMFQGMRGGGAFPGSARFGFGFGNGMKQMRRTWKTWTTADFRTKKKKRKQGGSPDEPDSKATRTDCSDNSDSENDEGTEGEAAEGTEGTEPMEKSSREGEDEEGKEDGREDGKDDSEKGVLTSQDESSQAKRKLQATKKSQDKQKKRQRDRMVERIQFVCSLCKYRTFYEDEMTSHLDSKFHKEHFKYVGTKLPKQTADFLQEYVTNKTKKTEELRKTVEDLDGLIQQIYRDQDLTQEIAMEHFVRKVEAAHCAACDLFIPMQFGIIQKHLKTMDHNRNRKLMMEQSKKSSLMVARSILNNKIISKKLERYLKGENPFTDSPEEEKEPEEAEGGALDEGAPSETTAAPVGTEGVPVPPPVPPEPAPGAVSPPPPPPPPEEEEGAVPLLGGALQRQIRGIPGLDVEDDEEGGGGAP from the exons ATGAGCTACACag GCTTTGTCCAGGGATCTGAAACTACTTTGCAGTCGACATACTCAGACACCAGTGCTCAGCCCACCTGTGATTATG GATATGGAACTTGGAACTCTGGGACAAACAGAG GCTACGAGAACTATGGCTATGGCTATGGCTATGGCCAGGATAACGCCACCAATTATGGGTATGGTATGGCCACATCAAACTCTTGGGAAATGCCTAGCTCTGACACAAATGCCAACCCTAGTACCTCGGGTAGCACCAGTGCTGATTCCGTTTTATCCAGAATTAACCAGCGCTTAGATATGGTGCCGCACTTGGAGACAGACATGATGCAAGGAAGCATGTATGGCTCAGGTGGAGAAAG ATATGACTCCTATGAGGCCTGTGACACAAGGGCCGTCCTGGGTGAGCGCGACCTCTACCGGTCGGGCTATGACTATGGCGACCTTGACCCTGAGATGGAAATGGCCTATGAGGGCCAGTATGATGCCTACCGTGACCAATTCCGCATGCGTGGCGGCGACACCTTCGGTCCGagggctcagggctgggcccGGGATGCCCGGAGCGGCCGGCCAATGGCCTCGGGCTATGGGCGCATGTGGGAAGACCCCATGGGGGCCCGGGGCCAGTGCATGCCAGGTGCCTCCCGGctgccctccctcttctcccagaACATCATCCCCGAGTACGGCATGTTCCAGGGCATGCGTGGTGGGGGTGCCTTCCCAGGCAGCGCCCGCTTTGGCTTTGGCTTCGGCAATGGCATGAAGCAGATGAGGCGGACCTGGAAGACCTGGACCACGGCTGACTTCCGG acgaaaaagaagaaaagaaagcagggtgGCAGTCCTGATGAGCCAGACAGCAAAGCCACCAGGACAGACTGCTCTGACAACAGCGATTCAGAGAATG ATGAAGGCACCGAGGGAGAGGCTGCTGAGGGCACAGAAGGCACTGAGCCCATGGAAAAAAGCTCTCGA GAAGGAGAGGAcgaggagggaaaagaggatgGGAGAGAAGATGGCAAAGATGACTCAGAGAAGG GGGTCCTGACCAGCCAGGATGAGAGCAGCCAGGCCAAGCGCAAGTTACAGGCCACCAAGAAGAGCCAGGACAAACAGAAGAAGCGGCAGCGTGACCGCATGGTGGAAAG GATCCAGTTTGTGTGCTCTCTCTGCAAATACCGGACCTTCTATGAGGATGAGATGACCAGCCACCTGGACAGCAAGTTCCACAAGGAGCACTTTAAGTATGTGGGTACTAAGCTGCCCAAGCAGACAGCTGACTTTCTGCAG GAATATGTCACCAACAAAACCAAGAAGACAGAGGAGCTCCGAAAAACTGTGGAGGATCTTGATGGTCTAATCCAGCAGATCTATCGGGACCAGGACCTGACCCAAG agATTGCCATGGAGCACTTTGTGAGGAAAGTGGAGGCCGCCCACTGTGCGGCCTGTGATCTCTTCATCCCCATGCAGTTCGGGATCATCCAGAAGCACCTGAAGACCATGGATCACAACCGAAATCGCAAG CTCATGATGGAGCAGTCCAAGAAATCCTCGCTAATGGTGGCTCGCAGCATCCTCAACAACAAGATCATCAGCAAGAAGCTCGAGCGCTATCTTAAG GGCGAGAACCCCTTCACCGACAGcccagaggaggaaaaggagccgGAAGAGGCGGAGGGAGGCGCCCTGGATGAGGGGGCTCCCAGCGAAACCACCGCGGCCCCGGTGGGGACCGAGGGCGTGCCGGTGCCGCCTCCGGTACCCCCGGAGCCTGCTCCTGGGGCTGTGTCcccaccgccaccgccgccccccccggaggaggaagagggcgCTGTACCCCTGCTGGGTGGGGCGCTGCAGCGCCAGATCCGTGGTATCCCGGGCCTTGATGTGGAAGACGACGAGGAGGGTGGTGGGGGCGCCCCGTAA